Proteins from a genomic interval of Denticeps clupeoides chromosome 20, fDenClu1.1, whole genome shotgun sequence:
- the LOC114770631 gene encoding collagen alpha-3(VI) chain-like, whose product MKDFIQRLVEKLNITANKDRVSVVQYSREPEVHFYLNTYEKKQDIVDTVRGLRHKGGRPLNTGAALQYVRDNVFTPSSGSRRLDGVPQMLILLSGGRSFDNVYTPASSLKELGVQIFAIGTRSADSTELQKISKDPSSAVSVSEFTDLPNVQQQLLAAVESVAVPSKPETPTVLVPVSTAKRCCLPT is encoded by the exons ATGAAGGATTTCATTCAACGACTAGTGGAAAAGCTTAACATCACTGCGAACAAAGACCGTGTGTCTGTGGTCCAGTACAGTAGAGAACCAGAGGTTCATTTCTATCTGAACACGTACGAAAAGAAACAAGATATTGTTGACACGGTGAGAGGTCTGAGACACAAAGGGGGAAGACCTCTCAACACTGGAGCGGCTCTCCAGTATGTGAGAGACAACGTCTTCACCCCTTCCTCTGGTTCTCGGCGCCTGGATGGCGTGCCACAAATGTTGATCCTGCTCAGTGGTGGAAGGTCTTTTGACAACGTGTACACACCAGCTTCTTCTCTAAAGGAGCTCGGAGTTCAAATCTTTGCAATCGGAACAAGAAGTGCTGATAGCACAGAACTGCAGAAAATTTCGAAAGATCCCAGttctgcagtctcagtttcCGAATTCACAGATCTCCCCAATGTTCAGCAGCAGCTTTTAGCTGCAGTTGAGTCAGTTGCAGTCCCCAGCAAACCAGAGACCCCAACTGTTCTTg TACCAGTTTCCACCGCTAAAAGATGTTGTCTTCCTACTTGA